DNA from Asanoa sp. WMMD1127:
GGACGCCGTGGTTCTCCAGCTCGCGGATCGCCGAGATGGTCGTCCCGGCCGGCGACGTGACCGCTTCGCGCAGCTTGACCGGGTGCTCGCCGGAGTCGCGGAGCATCACCGCCGAGCCGATCGCGGTCTGCACGATCAGGTCGTGCGCCACCTGCCGGGGCAGGCCGAGCAGGATGCCGGCGTCGACCATCGCCTCGACCAGCAGATAGAAATAGGCCGGCCCGGAGCCGGACAGCGCGGTCACCGCGTCCTGCTGCGACTCCGGCACCCGGATCGTCGCGCCGAGCGGCTTGAACATCTCCTCGGCCAGGGCCAGATGCGCGCCGGTGACGTGCGGGCCGGCCGAGATCGCCGTCATCGCCTCGTCGACCAGGGCCGGGGTGTTGGTCATCACCCGCACGATCGGCACGCCGTCCTGCAGCCGCTTGGCGAAGAAGCTGGTCGGCAGGCCGGCGCAGAGCGAGATGACCAGCTTGTCGCCGGGCACCTTCGGGCCGATGTCGGCCAGCAGCGCGCTCGCGTCCTGCGGCTTGACCGCGATCGCGAGCACGTCGGCCTCGGCCACGGCGGTGAGGTTGTCGACGACCCGCACGCCGTAGCGCTCGCGCAGTTCGTCGGCGCGCTCGGAGCGCCGCGAGGTGGCGAGCAGCCGGCCGACGGGCCAGCCGGCGCGCAACAGGCCGGAGAGCATCAGCTCGCCGATCTTGCCCGCGCCGATCACGGCGACCGTCTTGTCCGTCATGGCTGCCCGCCCCCTCGTCGCACGTGCTCAGCTGCCGAAGAAGACCTCGGCCTCGGTGTAGCGCTCCAGCGGCACGGTCTTCAGCTCGCGGGTCGCCTCGGCCAGCGGGACGCGGACGACGTCGGTGCCCTGCAGGGCGACCATCTTGCCCCAGTCGCCGTCGTTGACCGCGTCGATCGCGTGCAGGCCCAGCCGGGTGGCCAGCACCCGGTCGAACGCGGTCGGCGTGCCGCCGCGCTGGATGTGGCCGAGCACGACCGTGCGGGCCTCCTTGCCGGTCTTCGCCTCGAGTTGCTCGGCCAGCCACTGGCCGATGCCACCGAGCCGGACGTGGCCGAACGCGTCGAGCTCCTGGTTGTGCAGGACCATCTGGCCGTCGAGCGGCTGGGCGCCCTCGGCGACGACGACGATCGGCGCGTACTGGTGCTGGAAACGCTTCTCGACGTAGCCCGCGACCTGCTCGACGTCGAAGTTGCGCTCCGGCAGCAGG
Protein-coding regions in this window:
- the proC gene encoding pyrroline-5-carboxylate reductase encodes the protein MTDKTVAVIGAGKIGELMLSGLLRAGWPVGRLLATSRRSERADELRERYGVRVVDNLTAVAEADVLAIAVKPQDASALLADIGPKVPGDKLVISLCAGLPTSFFAKRLQDGVPIVRVMTNTPALVDEAMTAISAGPHVTGAHLALAEEMFKPLGATIRVPESQQDAVTALSGSGPAYFYLLVEAMVDAGILLGLPRQVAHDLIVQTAIGSAVMLRDSGEHPVKLREAVTSPAGTTISAIRELENHGVRAALLAALEAARDRARELAEQNS